One Aethina tumida isolate Nest 87 chromosome 5, icAetTumi1.1, whole genome shotgun sequence genomic window carries:
- the LOC109606664 gene encoding ras-related protein Rab-3 isoform X1 yields the protein MSFRSGDHPFSIRKRQSRLLSWVEIPLGLGRMGLPDNASYFKDTDQNFDYMFKLLIIGNSSVGKTSFLFRYADDSFTSAFVSTVGIDFKVKTVFRHDKRVKLQIWDTAGQERYRTITTAYYRGAMGFILMYDITNEESFNSVQDWVTQIKTYSWDNAQVILVGNKCDMEDERVISFERGKQLAEQLGVEFFETSAKENINVKAVFERLVDIICDKMSDSLDTDPTLMSGGAKGQRLTDQPQGPQAANCNC from the exons ATGTCTTTTAGATCGG gcgACCACCCTTTTTCCATACGTAAGAGACAGTCAAGGCTTTTATCTTGGGTCGAAATACCTTTAGGCCTGGGAAGA ATGGGACTACCAGATAATGCATCGTATTTCAAGGACACCGATCAGAATTTCGATTATATGTTCAAACTGCTGATCATCGGCAACAGTTCGGTCGGTAAGACATCCTTCCTCTTCCGTTACGCGGACGACAGCTTCACGTCCGCCTTCGTCAGCACCGTTGGCATCGACTTCAAAGTCAAAACCGTATTCAGGCACGACAAGCGGGTCAAACTACAAATATGG GATACTGCCGGACAAGAAAGATATCGAACAATCACGACGGCCTATTACAGAGGAGCGATGGGTTTCATCCTAATGTATGACATTACCAATGAAGAATCATTCAATAGTGTACAAGACTG GGTAACACAGATTAAAACTTATTCATGGGACAACGCCCAAGTAATTTTAGTAGGCAACAAATGCGACATGGAGGACGAAAGGGTAATTAGTTTCGAGCGTGGCAAACAACTTGCGGAACAACTGGGCGTCGAGTTCTTCGAGACCAGCGCCAAGGAAAACATAAACGTCAAG GCAGTCTTCGAGCGACTGGTGGACATAATCTGCGACAAGATGTCAGACAGCCTGGACACGGATCCGACATTGATGAGCGGCGGGGCCAAAGGACAAAGATTGACGGACCAGCCGCAAGGACCTCAGGCGGCCAACTGCAACTGCTAA
- the LOC109606664 gene encoding ras-related protein Rab-3 isoform X2: MGLPDNASYFKDTDQNFDYMFKLLIIGNSSVGKTSFLFRYADDSFTSAFVSTVGIDFKVKTVFRHDKRVKLQIWDTAGQERYRTITTAYYRGAMGFILMYDITNEESFNSVQDWVTQIKTYSWDNAQVILVGNKCDMEDERVISFERGKQLAEQLGVEFFETSAKENINVKAVFERLVDIICDKMSDSLDTDPTLMSGGAKGQRLTDQPQGPQAANCNC; encoded by the exons ATGGGACTACCAGATAATGCATCGTATTTCAAGGACACCGATCAGAATTTCGATTATATGTTCAAACTGCTGATCATCGGCAACAGTTCGGTCGGTAAGACATCCTTCCTCTTCCGTTACGCGGACGACAGCTTCACGTCCGCCTTCGTCAGCACCGTTGGCATCGACTTCAAAGTCAAAACCGTATTCAGGCACGACAAGCGGGTCAAACTACAAATATGG GATACTGCCGGACAAGAAAGATATCGAACAATCACGACGGCCTATTACAGAGGAGCGATGGGTTTCATCCTAATGTATGACATTACCAATGAAGAATCATTCAATAGTGTACAAGACTG GGTAACACAGATTAAAACTTATTCATGGGACAACGCCCAAGTAATTTTAGTAGGCAACAAATGCGACATGGAGGACGAAAGGGTAATTAGTTTCGAGCGTGGCAAACAACTTGCGGAACAACTGGGCGTCGAGTTCTTCGAGACCAGCGCCAAGGAAAACATAAACGTCAAG GCAGTCTTCGAGCGACTGGTGGACATAATCTGCGACAAGATGTCAGACAGCCTGGACACGGATCCGACATTGATGAGCGGCGGGGCCAAAGGACAAAGATTGACGGACCAGCCGCAAGGACCTCAGGCGGCCAACTGCAACTGCTAA
- the LOC109605268 gene encoding adenylate cyclase type 10-like, producing MAARLMMAYKETITCDRVTLLISKFDLDFFKLREYIHLKGVASPGPIYEYKYFDRKEQINEFISKFPILGRDDEISIFLEHLKEARKKYREISSSDNTNILIIRGPALIGKNRLLEEYIWMTPKDLPMNILILNKVDIKDIYSPIQYLFLPTMGLSRNATTSEKQNCLKQRLNVQKYGELFWHLNPVFHVEFHKPKSATEPSFIEKRKIILDLIIKLAYSSFITLWVIHLSPLRFVPEESWRIILALSKLNLFFLVARSDSTVILRHEDINNVKCVELEPLDKLYIAPMICQYLNVRGISLELERFIRNKCSGTPGYLQNLVCSLVQAREVLIKSMSRKQAYEQGLIMPAEYFFRRLMQPKRTTIEMQWKMYDDCYKKNTIDVETMGNYRLKETYEYALINVVVINNLQNLRMWDMYGEEQYKANCEMMQICDSFNGKEQIISKVGSVLSYQFTRQELVYVMHSNNTLDVAEAIKSLFEKKVLSCAHGDFLDGHGSSFKKRIQGPDDSQELKCDCRGIIIEDCNLHLPKYASCGYMQFRHHEFRKMCYQLLTDKQRKEFHHRAIRFLQLETRKCKACGQGYLAVGFMKKERLVKKIKKSRKLIHSPLHSLRSVDSSFPEDPLEYIRPSTNLPRTLHSIYLETLPFDKKSVLVDSSKSGSYGSILTDLGMQKEFLQHTFSVVKKIKRDSKTQSFSDFDFTDCKCQVILISMYSNLIYHYKGLEDLPNIFESMMQYVNMCLDSKNEVEVVNILAEAMELLENPNFVGDQQKWMVDLKRGKLYTFYGRLRMDANKLDEAHNYFMKALNCYGFPFPTENSKIRFNVWWQNVIHWYRLHISTNVNWFYTIDSIFNDDLSECLQHLSALYLKHGDYLRAELASSWGLNRALDAHHSFINLCNAYTHDLGIRLCRNKKRTINCLEINALQLTKMKRNFDKRELKAIANLLSSIMCIRIFYGNMTMAYEIGHIVWNIAKATNSKTIILKSLPVYFYSLIILMKYSELFDCMNDIYIYANEDTDNTGLFDYYTVCLILLLETGYSTESVKDCITFSRRQSFNLTLRDPNSRQRFYVLIWNWFVRRKLWSAAKIWEEKTSKFNISKAETSIHSLVTYYYKVEASILMLVNKMDKRNIVRVKELRANIDVMLKRLENRSKTATILKIRAKYLRIYYRLVVENSFKALDDMSNLKEMCIAAKGEFHLNRFVQNEKFWMNKLTASDANVWFEKCDFDKVLDYGDFEEGKTAIFVAPLPLYV from the exons ATGGCTGCTCGCTTGATGATGGCTTACAAAGAGACAATTACCTGTGATCGAGTTACATTATTGATTAGTAAATTCGACTTGGACTTTTTTAAACTGAGAGAATACATTCATTTAAAAGGTGTTGCTTCACCTGGGCCAATATATGAATACAAATACTTTGATAG AAAGGAACAAATAAACGAATTTATATCTAAGTTTCCGATTTTGGGAAGAGATGATgaaatttccatatttttggAGCATTTGAAAGAAGCGAGGAAGAAATACAGGGAAATAAGCAGTTCTGATAACACGAACATTTTAATCATAAGAGGACCAGCTTTAATAGGAAAGAATCGGCTTTTAGAAGAATACATTTGGATGACACCTAAGGATTTACCTATGAACATACTCATTCTCAACAAAGTtgatataaaa GATATCTACTCTCCAATCCAATATTTGTTCCTTCCCACAATGGGTCTGAGCAGAAATGCCACCACTTCAGAGAagcaaaattgtttgaaacaaCGACTAAACGTACAGAAGTATGGAGAACTTTTCTGGCACTTGAATCCTGTTTTCCATGTCGAATTTCACAAACCCAAATCTGCAACTGAACCATCGTTTATCGAAAAACGGAAAATAATCTTGGATCTGATTATTAAACTCGCATATTCA AGTTTTATAACATTGTGGGTAATACACTTGAGTCCACTGCGATTTGTTCCTGAAGAATCATGGAGAATCATACTTGCCTTGAGCAAATTGAACTTGTTTTTTCTAGTAGCTAGAAGCGACTCGACAGTTATCCTGCGCCACGAAGATATAAATAACGTGAAATGTGTAGAACTTGAGCCCCTAGATAAATTATACATCGCTCCTATGATCTGTCAGTACCTAAATGTGCGAGGAATCAGCTTGGAACTGGAGAGGTTCATACGGAACAAATGCTCCGGCACTCCtggttatttacaaaatttggttTGTTCCTTAGTTCAAGCTAGAGAAGTGTTGATAAAATCTATGTCTAGAAAGCAAGCCTACGAGCAAGGTCTTATCATGCCCGccgaatattttttcagaagaCTCATGCAACCAAAAAGAACCACAATTGAAATGCAGTGGAAAATGTATGACGACTGTTACAAG AAGAACACAATCGATGTTGAAACTATGGGTAATTATCGTCTTAAAGAAACCTATGAATATGCTCTCATAAACGTGGTCGTAATCAACAATCTTCAAAATTTACGCATGTGGGATATGTATGGTGAAGAACAGTATAAAGCAAACTGTGAGATGATGCAGATTTGTGATTCATTCAACGGCAAAGAACAAATTATTTCCAAAGTCGGTTCGGTCCTTAGTTATCAGTTCACTCGTCAAGAGTTAGTATATGTAATGCACTCAAACAACACCCTCGACGTCGCAGAAG CAATTAAATCACtgtttgaaaaaaaagtgCTGAGTTGTGCTCACGGTGACTTTCTAGATGGTCACGGATCTAGTTTCAAGAAACGGATCCAAGGACCTGATGATTCGCAGGAGTTAAAATGTGACTGTCGGGGAATAATTATAGAAg ACTGCAACCTGCATCTCCCAAAGTACGCATCCTGCGGCTATATGCAATTCAGACACCACGAGTTCAGGAAGATGTGCTACCAACTGTTGACAGATAAACAACGCAAGGAGTTTCATCATAGAGCCATCAGATTCTTGCAGTTGGAAACCAGGAAATGCAAGGCTTGTGGCCAAGGCTACCTAGCCGTTGGATTTATGAAGAAAGAGCGGCTGGTTAAG aaaattaagaaGTCACGCAAATTAATACATTCTCCTCTGCATTCGTTGCGAAGCGTCGACTCCTCATTCCCCGAAGATCCTTTGGAGTACATTCGGCCCAGCACAAATCTGCCCAGAACTCTACACTCCATCTATTTGGAAACACTGCCATTTGACAAAAAATCAGTGTTGGTAGACTCTTCCAAAAGTGGATCTTACGGATCCA ttttaacTGATCTGGGAATGCAAAAGGAGTTCCTACAACACACTTTTAGCGtggtaaagaaaataaaaagagaCTCGAAAACTCAAAGTTTTTCTGATTTTGATTTTACCGATTGCAAGTGTCAAGTAATACTTATTAGtatgtattcaaatttgatttatcacTACAAAGGTCTCGAAGACTTGccgaatatttttgaatccaTGATGCAATATGTCAATATGTGTTTAGATTCTAAAAACGAAGTGGAAGTTGTTAACATTCTTGCTGAAGCTATGGAATTGTTGGAA aaCCCGAATTTTGTAGGAGACCAACAGAAATGGATGGTAGATTTGAAAAGGGGAAAACTTTATACATTCTATGGCAGATTAAGAATGGATGCGAACAAGTTGGATGAAGCACACAACTATTTCATGAAAGCCTTGAATTGTTATGGGTTTCCGTTTCCAActgaaaattctaaaatacgTTTTAACGTTTGGTGGCAAAACGTAATTCATTGGTACAGATTACATATCTCCACAAACGTCAATTGGTTTTACACAATCGATTCGATTTTCAACGACGATTTATCCGAGTGTTTGCAACACTTGTCCGCCTTATACTTA aaacacGGAGATTATCTCCGGGCAGAACTGGCATCTAGTTGGGGCTTGAATAGAGCACTTGACGCTCACCACAGCTTCATCAATTTATGTAACGCCTACACACATGATCTGGGCATTAGATTATGCCGCAATAAGAAACGAACTATTAACTGCCTTGAAATTAATGCTTTGCAATTAACCAAGATGAAGCGCAATTTCGACAAACGCGAGCTTAAAGCTATCGCCAACCTCCTTTCCTCCATTATGTGTATCAG gatattttatggaaatatgaCAATGGCTTACGAGATAGGTCACATTGTATGGAACATAGCAAAGGCTACAAATTCGAAgacgattatattaaaatcgctacctgtatatttttattctttgatTATATTGATGAAGTATTCAGAGCTATTTGATTGTATGAatgacatttatatttatgcaaaCGAAGATACTGATAATActg GATTGTTTGATTACTACACGGTTTGCCTGATTTTACTTCTTGAAACTGGATATTCAACGGAATCAGTGAAAGACTGTATCACTTTTTCAAGGAGACAATCCTTCAATCTCACTTTAAGAGATCCTAACAGTCGACAGAGattttacgttttaatttGGAACTG gttCGTAAGAAGAAAACTGTGGAGTGCCGCAAAAATTTGGGAAGAAAagacatcaaaatttaatatatcaaaggCAGAGACAAGCATTCACAGCCTGGTAACTTATTACTATAAGGTGGAGGCCTCCATTTTGATGttggtaaataaaatggataaacGCAATATAGTACGGGTTAAAGAACTGCGAGCCAATATTGATGTTATGCTGAAGAGACTTGAAAATCGCTCTAAAACTGCcacaatacttaaaattag gGCGAAATATTTAAGGATTTACTATAGGTTGGTTGTGGAGAATAGTTTCAAGGCCTTAGACGATATGTCCAACTTGAAAGAGATGTGTATTGCTGCCAAAGGAGAGTTTCACCTCAACCGATTCGTCCAAAACGAAAAa TTTTGgatgaataaattaactgCATCCGATGCGAATGTGTGGTTTGAGAAGTGTGATTTTGACAAAGTCCTTGACTACGGTGATTTTGAAGAAGGCAAAACAGCCATATTTGTTGCACCACTTcctttatatgtttaa
- the LOC109606667 gene encoding protein Star: MSANNQNNAVQSNVSEIPPSPTKVGAFDPNVSVTNKLLPLAAFFIAFVTVMTILIVYMDHTAMKHYQFQVNMSQDNEFYGVAQDNPQLITYIREVHLTPAIEPHHKMLESEDTISNDTIYVLKLLNNKRNGVFVEAGAYGDGKTSKTDWLERKLNWRGLLIQSDPRHYFSLRRHNRVRSQAIHACLSPIPYPKEVTLHQEHDGVKINSIHANSIEDTDSFNTRVKCFPIYSLLLAMNVMDIDYLSLEAGGTELQVLETIPFDKVNIKIISVTLTANDLEKETIKKFLAKMNYTFMQSFNTTYIFKMN, translated from the exons ATGAGTGCGAACAATCAAAACAATGCAGTGCAAAGCAACGTATCGGAAATACCGCCGAGCCCCACGAAAGTCGGGGCTTTCGATCCCAACGTGAGCGTCACCAATAAACTGTTGCCTTTGGCCGCTTTTTTTATTGCCTTTGTCACCGTTATGACCATACTCATTGTCTATATGGACCACACAG CGATGAAGCACTATCAGTTCCAAGTGAATATGAGTCAAGACAATGAGTTCTACGGTGTCGCCCAGGATAATCCGCAGCTCATAACCTACATTAGGGAGGTGCACCTCACCCCTGCAATTGAGCCTCATCACAAGATGCTCGAGTCAGAGGACACAATCTCAAATGACACCATTTATGTCTTGAAGCTTTTAAATAACAAG AGAAATGGTGTGTTCGTGGAGGCTGGAGCGTACGGAGACGGCAAGACATCGAAAACCGATTGGTTGGAACGCAAACTGAACTGGCGCGGCCTCCTCATACAGTCGGATCCGAGACATTATTTCAGCCTGAGACGTCACAATCGTGTCAGGTCACAGGCCATTCACGCTTGCCTCAGCCCAATTCCTTATCCAAAGGAAGTTACGCTTCATCAGGAACATGATGGCGTTAAAATTAACAGTATCCACGCTAACAGTATCGAAGATACGGATTCGTTCAACACTCGCGTTAAGTGTTTCCCGATTTATTCGTTGCTGTTGGCGATGAACGTGATGGACATTGACTATTTGAGTTTGGAGGCGGGCGGTACCGAGCTTCAGGTGCTGGAAACCATACCCTTCGACAAGGTgaacattaaaatcatttctGTAACATTGACAGCAAATGATTTAGAGAAAGAAACGATCAAGAAGTTTTTGGCGAAAATGAACTACACTTTCATGCAAAGCTTCAATACCACCtacattttcaaaatgaattaa